The genomic segment GCATGCTGCGTGCAGCCGGCTTGAACCTGTGGGAGCAAGCAACATGACCGGCACCCTGTATTTGGTGCCGGCGCCGCTGGATTTCGGCTGCGCAAGCCAAAGCGCCCTCTCCGACAGCATGCCGCAGCAAACCCTGCAGCGTGCGGCCGCCTTGCGCTACTGGATTTGCGAGAACGCCAAAAGCACCCGGGCCTACCTCAAGCGCGTGGGTGAATCTCACCCTTTGAATACAACGATTCAAGACATGCAGCTCCAGGAGCTCCCTAGGGAGGTGCATAAAAAAGGCGACCACCTTGGCGGCTTCGACGCCAAACCCCTGCTCGCCGCTGCTTTGCAAGGCCATGACGTTGGGCTGGTCAGCGAAGCCGGTATGCCTGCCATTGCCGACCCGGGCTCGTCGGTGGTGCGTGCTGCCCATGAGTTGGGGATTCCGGTGGTGCCCTTGGTGGGACCGGTATCGCTTTTGCTGGCTCTGGCTGCCAGTGGGTTGAACGGCCAGAACTTTGCGTTTGTCGGCTATGTGCCGTCTGAACCCTCAGAACGGGTCAAGCGCATCAAAGAGTTGGAATCCTTGGCGCTTAAATCCGGGCAGACCCAGATTTTTATCGAGACGCCCTACCGCAACACCGCCCTGCTGCAGAGCCTGCTGCAAACGCTGCAAACCAACACCCGGCTAGCCACCTCCAGCGGCCTGACACTGGCAACCGCTTGCACCCATAGCCAGACCGTCAAGCACTGGAAACACAGCGGCTGGGCCTTGGACAACGCCACGCCAACTGTGTTCGCCCTCGGCCGCTAGCCCCCCCCGTTCAGTGAAGCGCTGGCAACGAGCGCAGCGCCTTCACTGCACCGTCGCCGATCGAGGCACCAAAACGCTTGACAAGCCGCTCGGCCACATTTTCCTTGCGGGTGTAGTCCACGATCTCTTCGGCCTTCACGACTTCACGGGCCACGTAATCAATATTGCCCAGCTTGTCGGCCAAGCCGAGGTCGATCGCCTGCTGACCGGTCCAGAATAAACCGCTGAATATCTCCGGGGTCTCGGTGAGCCGCTTGCCGCGGCCCTCTTTCACCACGGCAATGAATTGCTGGTGAATCTGGTCCAACATGGACTGGGCGAAGGCACGTTGCTTCTCGGTCTGGGGGCTGAACGGATCGAGCAAACCCTTGTTCTCCCCTGCCGTCATCAAACGGCGCTCCACACCGAGCTTGTCCATCAAGCCGGTGAAACCAAAACCGTCCATCAGCACTCCGATGCTGCCAACGATGCTGGCCTTGTCGACATAGATTTCATCGGCTGCTACAGCGATGTAGTACGCGGCGGAAGCACAGGTCTCTTCGACCACTGCATAGACCGGTTTGTTGTGCAGCGCTTTCAGACGCCGGATCTCATCATTGATGATGCCGGCTTGCACCGGGCTACCTCCCGGGGAGTTGATCAACAAGACCACGGCCTTCGCCCCCTGATCTTCAAAGGCTGAGCGCATGGAGGCTACGACCACATCGGCACTGGCTTCATTGCCTGACGCAATTTCGCCCCGGATGCTCACGACCGCCGTATGGGGTGTGGCGATATCGGCGGGCGCGCCGCTTTGCTGCAAGCCCATCCACACCACCACCGACAGAAACACCAGCCAGGCAATCCGGATGCCATTGCGCCACCGGCGCGCGCTGCGTTGCTCGACCAAGGTTGCGGTTGCGAGCTTTTCAAGCGTAGCGCGCTCCCAGCCCGCGTCAGAATTTTTGGCGGTGCTCGCTATCTTTTCAGGAGCTGCTTGCGCAGACTCATTGCCGGCTACAGGCATATTTGGATCTTCAGGCATACCTGTCGGCATATGGGGTTCCGTCATTTAAAACACTACCGGTTGGAGATGGGAGGAAGTATGCCAGTGGACGACGCCATCCACCTCAGACAATGCGATCGAGACCAGCCCGCCTCGGCACGGGCCGGTGCGGCACATGCCGGTTTGGGGGCTGTACATGGCGCCATGGGTAGCACATATCAACCAATGACCGGTCAAATCAAAGAACCGGTTGGGCTGGTAGTCCATTTCCATGGGAACGTGCGAGCAACGATTCAAATAGGCATACACCTTGCCCGCATAGCGAATCGCAAAGGCGTAACAAGTCTGCCCGCAATAGATCACATCAAAAGGCACCGCCAGCCCGCTATCCACCAAATCAGCGGAGTTGCACAAGGCAATTCCGGGCGTGTCGGGAAGGGTGTCTGGCATGGTGGCTCCTGATCTGGCGTGTCAAAGTCAGGCGTTGGCCTGCAACCAGGCGTCCAACTCCGCCACAGAGTGGGCAATCGCCAAGGGCCCCAGCGCCTCGAAGCTGTCCGGCTCATGCGCGCCGTAGCTCACGGCCACGCTGGCGCATCCGGCGTTCACCGCCATTTGCAGGTCGTGGGTGGTGTCGCCGATCATCAGTACCCGGTCAGCCTCCACCCCAAACTCCATCATCAGCTCTTGCAGCATCAGGGGGTGGGGCTTGCCGGCGGTTTCGTCCGCCGTGCGGGAGCCATCAAAAATGCCTTGCAGGTTCACATCGCGCAACGCTTCATTCAGGCCGCCACGGCTCTTGCCAGTGGCCACAGTCAGCAAATGCTGGCGGGCTTTGAGCCGATCCAGCATCTCCAGCACACCTGTAAACAGGGTGATGTCGTTCTGGTGCACGCTGTAGTGGTGCTTGTAGCGCGCACCTAACAGCGGGTATTTGTCAGCAGGCACATCCGGCGCGGCATGGGCCAATGCTTGCATCAGGCCCATGCCAATGACATAGGAGGCATCCTTGTCGCTGGGTACGGTACCCCCTACATCCTGAACCGCCAGCTGGATGCAACGGGTGATGAGGGCGGTGGAGTCAAACAAAGTGCCATCCCAATCGAATGCGATCAGGTCAAAACGGCGGGGGCGGAAAGCGGTGGAATTCATGCCTCGATTTAACCCTGAACCGGTGCCATCGCGCCCGGTTCTTCAGGAATGGCCTGCAGCAGAAAACGGGCAAGTTCGGGCGGCAGGTCGGTCTGCAGGGCCACGCGCTCACCGGTCGCCGGGTGGTTGCACTGGAATCGCCAGGCGTGCAAAAACATGCGCTTGAGCGGCACAAGCCCTTCGTCACGGGCCAGCGCCTTGTTTAGCTCGAAATCGCCATATTTGTCATCGCCCACAATGCCCATGCCTTCCGAGGCCAAGTGCACCCGGATCTGGTGGGTGCGACCGGTCTTGATGGTCACCTCCAACAAGGAATAGGCCTTTTGCTGCGGCGTTTGCACAACGCAAGCCGCGGGCGTGACCGAATGCACCTTGACCAAACTCAAGGACGGCATGGCGTCCGCATGGTCTTTGGCCACCACGCGGACACGGCGCTCGCCATCCGGCAGCAGGTATTTCTGCAAAGACTTGTCCAAGACCTTCTTATTAGCCGGCCACTGCCCTGCCACGAGAGCCAGATAGGTTTTGCCGGTTTCGCGCTCGCGGAATTGGTCTTGCAAATTTTTCAGGGCGCTGCGTTTCTTGGCAACCAGCAGAATGCCGCTGGTTTCCCGGTCCAGCCGGTGCACCAGCTCCAGAAACGTCGCCTTGGGGCGTGCCATGCGCAATTGCTCAATCACGCCAAAACTCACCCCTGAACCGCCATGCACCGCCACGCCTGCCGGTTTGTTTACCGCCAGAAAATGGTCGTCTTCAAACAGCACGGGGAAGTCCTTGGCCGGCACAAAGCGGTGGGCCTGCTCGGCCATCGCAGCTGTTTTTTGGTCCGCACGCTCGGACGTGCGCACCGGTGGCAGGCGGATAAGATCGCCCGCGGCAATCCGGGTGTCGGCGCTGGCGCGGCCTTTGTTCACGCGGACTTCGCCGCTGCGGATGATGCGGTAAACGTGGGTCTTGGGGACGCCCTTGAGCTCCCGCATCAGAAAGTTGTCGAGGCGCTGGCCAGCGCTGTCTTCATCCACCGTCACGGATTTGACTTGGGTGTTAGCCAGGGGGGCCGTTGAGGGCTCTTTGCCCCCTATAATGTGTTTCACTAGCGACGCGCCGTAAGTGGTTGATTTGTCTGGAGTTTAGTCCACACCCCACTGAACGCAGCGCTGGAAGGTCGAAGTCCCCGTTTGGCGCCAGCTGTAAATCACACGCCACCTGCCTGTGATGGCAGCGACACCACACGGTCAAGCCGACGAATTGAAACCCTGATACGGAATACCCCAAGTCTGCCAACCCACGGTTGGCGGGCGGAATGAAACGAGATGTTTGTGTTGCTAAGCCTGATCACCTTGTGCCTGCGGAGCGTTTACGCCCCGTTTGGTGGCACAAATCGGCCTGCAGCCCCGGTACTACCTGCGCAACCAGCTAGCATTTTTGTAGCGAGTTCACAAACGCATTCCCTCGTCCCCATCCACGCGCCTACGCTTCGACACCTCGTGTGACCTGAAGTTCTCCGGCAATTCCTCCTCACTTCAATTCGTCAGTCCGACTTCGTGAGCCCCCACCGGGCATGTACTAATTGAAGAAGGATGCAATCCATGAAACGGATGCTGATCAACGCCACGCAGGCTGAAGAACGCCGCTTGGCCATCGTCGACGGACAAAAACTCCTCGACTACGAAATCGAAATTGAAGGCCGCGAACAACGCAAAGGCAACATCTACAAAGCGGTCGTTACCCGCGTAGAGCCCTCCCTAGAAGCCTGTTTTGTGGACTACGGTGAAGACCGCCACGGCTTCCTGCCCTTCAAGGAAATCTCCAAACAGTATTTCCAGCAAGGCGTGTCTGCGAGCAATGCCCGCATCCAGGACGCGATCCGCGAAGGCCAGGAACTGCTGGTTCAGGTCGAAAAAGAGGAGCGTGGCAACAAGGGCGCAGCCCTGACCACCTTCATCTCTCTGGCCGGCCGCTACGTGGTGCTGATGCCCAATAACCCCCGTGGCGGTGGCGTCAGCCGCCGCATCGAGGGCGACGACCGTGCAGAACTCAAAGAGAACATGGACCAGTTGGAATACCCCAACGGCATGTCCATCATCGCCCGCACAGCCGGCATCGGCCGCAGCGCGCCCGAACTGCAGTGGGACCTGAACTACCTGTTGAAGCTCTGGGGTGCCATCGACGGCGCTGCCAAGGGTGCCAAGGGCGCTTTCCTGATTTACCAGGAATCCAGCCTGGTGATCCGCGCCATCCGCGACTACTTCAACAACGACATCGGCGACATCCTGATCGACACCGACGACGTGTACGAGCAGGCTCAGCAGTTCATGGCCCACGTGATGCCTGAGCATGCTGCCCGCGTAAAGCGCTACCGTGACGACGCGCCGTTGTTCAGCCGCTTCCAGATCGAACACCAAATCGAATCCGCCTACGCTCGCACCGTGACATTGCCTTCCGGCGGCGCCATCGTGATCGACCACACCGAAGCATTGGTTTCGGTGGACGTGAACTCGGCCCGCGCCATCAAGGGCGGCGACATCGAAGAGACCGCCACCCGCACCAACCTAGAAGCCGCTGACGAAGTGGCCCGCCAGATGCGCCTGCGCGACTTGGGTGGCTTAATCGTGATCGACTTTATCGACATGGAAGAGTCCCGCAACCGCCGCGAAGTGGAAAACCGCTTGCGCGATGCGCTGCGCCAAGACCGTGCCCGTGTGCAGTTCGGCACCATCTCCAAGTTCGGTTTGATGGAAATGAGCCGCCAGCGCCTACGCCCGGCCCTGTCCGAAGGTGCGTCCATCCCCTGCCCGCGTTGCGGTGGTTCTGGCCACATCCGTGATACCGAGTCCAGCGCCTTGCAGATTTTGCGCATCATCCAGGAAGAGTCCCTCAAGGACAACACCGCCTCGGTGCTGTGCCAGGTTCCCGTGGAAGTGGCTTCGTTCCTGTTGAACGAAAAGCGCACTGAAATCGCCAAGATCGAGTTGAAGCAACGCATCAATGTGTTGATGGTGCCCAACAAGACCCTGGAAACGCCCAACTACAAACTTGAGCGCTTGAAACACGACGACCCACGCCTCGACCACATCGAAGCCAGCTACAAGATGGCTGACGACATGGAAGAAGGCACCGGCGTGACACGTCGCTCCCAAGAGCCGACTAACAAGCAAACGCCTGTGATCAAGGGTGTGTTGCCTGATGCCCCCGCACCCATCGCGCCTCCTAAGCCAGAGCCCGTCAAGGTTGTAGCAGCGCCCGCAGCTCCCGTTGCAGCAGCGCCGGAACCTACAGGCTTCTTTGCTTGGCTCAAGTCTTTGTTTGCAGCTCCCGCTGCCGCTCCAGCCCCTGTGGCCCCGACTCCAGTCAAGACGGAAGAGAAGCGCGAAGCCCGTCCAAGCCGCGACGGTGGCCGTAACGGCGGCCGCAACCAGCGTGGCGAGCGCAATGCAGAAGGCCGTGGCGAAGCGCGTGCCGATGCCCGCCCGGATAACCGCGGCGAGCGCAATGACCGTGGCAACCGCAATGAGCGCGGTGACCGCAATGCGCGCCCTGAGCGTGGCGAACGGGGTGCCCGCAATGAGCGCGGCGAACGCAACCAAGCCCCCCGCCAAGATCGCATGGACGCCGAACAAGCCAAAGCGGTCAACCCTGAGGTCAGCGTCCAAGCCGACCAAGGTAGCCAACAGCAGCCCCGCGAAGGTCGCCAGGAGCGCGGCAACCGCAACGAACGCGGTAACCGCGGACCGCGCAACGGCGAGCGCACGGACGTACGCGCTACGGAGCCCACCAGCGAAGTAGTAGCGCCCCAAGCGCTGACAGAGGGCGCAGTGCCCGCAGCAGACCCAAGCGCTGAAGGACGCGAACCACGCGAAGGCCGCAATGGCCGTGGCCGTGGACGCCGCAACGACCGGGCGCCACGCCAGGACGAAGGTCAAGCGCCACAAGCAGCCGGGACTGAAGCCACCGGCAACGAAGTCGCTGAAGCTGTCGCTACTGGCGAAGTTGCCGCCGACAACGGTGCTGCGCAGGAGCCGCGTGAACGCCGCTCGCGTGACCGCTACGGTCGTGACCGTGGTAACCGCGGCCCCCGTGGTGAAAATGGTCAGCGCATCGCGATCGACGGTGCAGAAGCCGCAGCAGTGGCGCCCGAGGCGAGTGCTGCGCCAGAAGCCGTGGCCGTGACTGTGGCACCGGAAGCCGCCGCACTCGTGGCCGCTGAGGTAAGCGCACCCGCACCGGTAGCTGCAGCGCCTGTCGCAGCACCCGTAGCTCCAGCGCCCGCCCCGTTAGCGGATGCGGCACCTGCCGGCCGCATGCCCAAAGTGGCAGGCTACAGCCTGCCGACCGCTGCCTTGGTGGAAGTGGCCAACAGCTCTGGCCTGCAATGGGTGAACTCGGATGCAGACAAAATCGCAGCCGTGCAAGCCGCGATTGCCGCCGAACCCAAGCCGGTGCACATCCCCCGCGAGCGTCCTGCCCCGGTGGAGCTTGACGACCGCCCCTTGGTGTTGGTCGAGACCCGTCGCGATCTGCGTGACATGAAGCTACCGTTTGAGAACGATCAAACGGCTTAAGCCGCCAGTCCAGTCACCGCCATGCGCGGTGACTGTTCATAAAAAAAGGGCACCGAGGTGCCCTTTTTTTATGCCGGATTACCGGCAAGATCTCACTAAAAAATATCCACCGCGCCGATTTTCAGGGCCTCAGCAAAAAAGCCTTTGCGCACGAGTTCCGCATGGCTGAACACCTTGTTCCGGCCGTGGTGCTGCCCATAGTCAACCGCGCGCTCTGCCCGCTCCAAGGCGGTATTGGGTGAGTCATCAGGCGTCACCCGGGTGAGGCCGCCGCAAATCGTCAAATGCCCCACCTGCGGGAAATTGAATTTCTCGATATTGGCCCGGAACCGCTCAAATGCGGCCAGCACCAAGGCCTCATCGGGGCAATGCATCAACACCGCGAACTGCTCCCCCCCGAAACGGTACAAACGATCGTAGGTGCGGAAGGTGTTGTTCATGATGCGCGCGACCAGCAGCAGCACCTCCTCCGCAATCAGGTGCCCATGATGGTCGTTGATCGTGCCGAAGTTATCTACACAGATGGTGCCCAGCCAATAGTTGGGAGGCACCCGATGCCGGCGCTCCTGCCCCGCCGCTAACACGATCTG from the Rhodoferax potami genome contains:
- a CDS encoding SAM-dependent methyltransferase produces the protein MTGTLYLVPAPLDFGCASQSALSDSMPQQTLQRAAALRYWICENAKSTRAYLKRVGESHPLNTTIQDMQLQELPREVHKKGDHLGGFDAKPLLAAALQGHDVGLVSEAGMPAIADPGSSVVRAAHELGIPVVPLVGPVSLLLALAASGLNGQNFAFVGYVPSEPSERVKRIKELESLALKSGQTQIFIETPYRNTALLQSLLQTLQTNTRLATSSGLTLATACTHSQTVKHWKHSGWALDNATPTVFALGR
- a CDS encoding S49 family peptidase; translation: MTEPHMPTGMPEDPNMPVAGNESAQAAPEKIASTAKNSDAGWERATLEKLATATLVEQRSARRWRNGIRIAWLVFLSVVVWMGLQQSGAPADIATPHTAVVSIRGEIASGNEASADVVVASMRSAFEDQGAKAVVLLINSPGGSPVQAGIINDEIRRLKALHNKPVYAVVEETCASAAYYIAVAADEIYVDKASIVGSIGVLMDGFGFTGLMDKLGVERRLMTAGENKGLLDPFSPQTEKQRAFAQSMLDQIHQQFIAVVKEGRGKRLTETPEIFSGLFWTGQQAIDLGLADKLGNIDYVAREVVKAEEIVDYTRKENVAERLVKRFGASIGDGAVKALRSLPALH
- a CDS encoding Rieske (2Fe-2S) protein, with translation MPDTLPDTPGIALCNSADLVDSGLAVPFDVIYCGQTCYAFAIRYAGKVYAYLNRCSHVPMEMDYQPNRFFDLTGHWLICATHGAMYSPQTGMCRTGPCRGGLVSIALSEVDGVVHWHTSSHLQPVVF
- a CDS encoding HAD family hydrolase, giving the protein MNSTAFRPRRFDLIAFDWDGTLFDSTALITRCIQLAVQDVGGTVPSDKDASYVIGMGLMQALAHAAPDVPADKYPLLGARYKHHYSVHQNDITLFTGVLEMLDRLKARQHLLTVATGKSRGGLNEALRDVNLQGIFDGSRTADETAGKPHPLMLQELMMEFGVEADRVLMIGDTTHDLQMAVNAGCASVAVSYGAHEPDSFEALGPLAIAHSVAELDAWLQANA
- a CDS encoding RluA family pseudouridine synthase encodes the protein MKHIIGGKEPSTAPLANTQVKSVTVDEDSAGQRLDNFLMRELKGVPKTHVYRIIRSGEVRVNKGRASADTRIAAGDLIRLPPVRTSERADQKTAAMAEQAHRFVPAKDFPVLFEDDHFLAVNKPAGVAVHGGSGVSFGVIEQLRMARPKATFLELVHRLDRETSGILLVAKKRSALKNLQDQFRERETGKTYLALVAGQWPANKKVLDKSLQKYLLPDGERRVRVVAKDHADAMPSLSLVKVHSVTPAACVVQTPQQKAYSLLEVTIKTGRTHQIRVHLASEGMGIVGDDKYGDFELNKALARDEGLVPLKRMFLHAWRFQCNHPATGERVALQTDLPPELARFLLQAIPEEPGAMAPVQG
- a CDS encoding Rne/Rng family ribonuclease, with product MKRMLINATQAEERRLAIVDGQKLLDYEIEIEGREQRKGNIYKAVVTRVEPSLEACFVDYGEDRHGFLPFKEISKQYFQQGVSASNARIQDAIREGQELLVQVEKEERGNKGAALTTFISLAGRYVVLMPNNPRGGGVSRRIEGDDRAELKENMDQLEYPNGMSIIARTAGIGRSAPELQWDLNYLLKLWGAIDGAAKGAKGAFLIYQESSLVIRAIRDYFNNDIGDILIDTDDVYEQAQQFMAHVMPEHAARVKRYRDDAPLFSRFQIEHQIESAYARTVTLPSGGAIVIDHTEALVSVDVNSARAIKGGDIEETATRTNLEAADEVARQMRLRDLGGLIVIDFIDMEESRNRREVENRLRDALRQDRARVQFGTISKFGLMEMSRQRLRPALSEGASIPCPRCGGSGHIRDTESSALQILRIIQEESLKDNTASVLCQVPVEVASFLLNEKRTEIAKIELKQRINVLMVPNKTLETPNYKLERLKHDDPRLDHIEASYKMADDMEEGTGVTRRSQEPTNKQTPVIKGVLPDAPAPIAPPKPEPVKVVAAPAAPVAAAPEPTGFFAWLKSLFAAPAAAPAPVAPTPVKTEEKREARPSRDGGRNGGRNQRGERNAEGRGEARADARPDNRGERNDRGNRNERGDRNARPERGERGARNERGERNQAPRQDRMDAEQAKAVNPEVSVQADQGSQQQPREGRQERGNRNERGNRGPRNGERTDVRATEPTSEVVAPQALTEGAVPAADPSAEGREPREGRNGRGRGRRNDRAPRQDEGQAPQAAGTEATGNEVAEAVATGEVAADNGAAQEPRERRSRDRYGRDRGNRGPRGENGQRIAIDGAEAAAVAPEASAAPEAVAVTVAPEAAALVAAEVSAPAPVAAAPVAAPVAPAPAPLADAAPAGRMPKVAGYSLPTAALVEVANSSGLQWVNSDADKIAAVQAAIAAEPKPVHIPRERPAPVELDDRPLVLVETRRDLRDMKLPFENDQTA